TTATGGCTGGTGGAATTCTAGCCAATCAATCAGAAGAAATTATCTACCTTTTAAAGCAGTTAGCAAATGCTTTTGGACTTGCTTTTCAAATTCGTGATGATTTGTTAGATGTTATTGGTTCGGAAGAAAAACAAGGAAAAAAAATTGGTAGAGATCAATGTTTAAATAAAAGTACCTATCCAGCTCTTTTAGGAATTGAAAAAGCGAAAGAGGCATTAACACAACAAGTAGCAAATGCCAAAAATATTAGTGCTCAAATTGGGATAATCATTCCTGGTTTTCAACCAAAACTACTTGAACAAATGATTAGTCAACTGAAAATTACCTAGAAAGGTGTAACTATGAAAAAAGAACGGATAGATGTTTTGGCTTTAAATCAAGGCTTGTTTGATACAAGAGAACAAGCAAAACGAGGAATCATGGCCGGTTTGGTTTATAATGATAAAAATGAACGTTTAAACAAGCCAGGAGAAAAAATTTTAATTGAAACTAAATTGCATGTTAAGGGAACACTATCTCCCTACGTTTCCAGAGGTGGTTTAAAATTAAAAAAGGCATTGGCAGTCTTTAATTTACAAATAAAAGATCAAATCATGTTAGATATTGGGGCTTCAACTGGAGGTTTTACTGATGTTGGATTACAAAATGGTATCAAATTAAGTTATGCTCTAGATGTAGGCTACAATCAATTAGCATGGAAGATACGACAAGACAAACGTGTAATTGTAATGGAACGTACAAATTTTCGTTATAGTAAACCTGATGATTTTATATATGGACAACCTGATTTTGCTACGATTGATGTTTCTTTTATTTCTTTACAATTAATTTTACCTCCTTTACATGCCATTCTGAAATTAAATAGCTCTGTGGTTGCATTGATTAAGCCACAATTTGAGGCAGGAAAGTCACAAGTTGGAAAAAAAGGAATTATTAAAGATCCAAAAGTACATCAAGAAGTACTAGAAAAAATTGTTCATTTTGCCCAACAGCATGGTTATACTATCAAGCAATTAGACTTTTCACCAATTACAGGAGGAGAAGGAAATATTGAGTTTTTGATTCATCTAATTACTGTGGATCAATTAGGCACCTATGAAGCAGATAAAACAATAATAGAAGTAGTTCAATCCGCTCATGAACAGCTAGATAAATAAAAGAAAAAACAAGCAAAAATTTATAGTTTGTGTCTTAAGAAGTAGCGTTTTTATTTTTTATTAAATGGTGATCTTAAGAATCAATAAAGAGAAAAACCATAAGGAGAATGGTAAATTTGCGAAAAAAAGAAAGACATCAATTGATTAAACAATTGCTAATAGAAAAAGTAGTTCAAAAACAAGAAGACTTTGTAGTCTATCTTCAAGAGAAAGGCATTTCGGTTACGCAAGCAACAATTTCTAGAGATATTAAAGAGTTAAAATTAATTAAGGTGCCCGCTCAAACGGGTGGTTATCGTTATAGTATGCCTAATGAACAAGCTAAAAATACAGAAGCACGTTTAAAAAAATTGTTACAAGATGCATTAATTTCTGTAGATCAAATGGAAAAGTATGTTATTTTACATACAATACCAGGAAATGCTGCAGCCAGCTCAACATTGATTCAAAAAAACTTTAAACAAAAAATTTTTTCTGCTATTAATGATGATACTGGTGTCCTAATTATTGCACGTAGTGAGGTAGCTGCTGAATGGTTAAAACAAAAATTTATCCAGTATATATAAACATATAAATTTGAGGTGATCAGATATGTTGCAGGAACTTTCTATCAAGAATTTTGCAATTATTTCTTTTCTACAATTGGAATTTCAATCTGGCATGACCGTCTTGACTGGTGAAACGGGTGCAGGTAAGTCTATCATCATCGATGCTATGGCTTTATTGGTAGGTGGAAGAGGTTCTAGTGATTATATTAGGCAGGGAACGTCAAAATGTACGTTAGAAGGATTGTTCAAGATGCCTAAGAATTTGGAATTAATCCATTTATTAGAAGGATTAGGAATTGAAATTGAAGAAGATTCCCTACTCATTCAAAGAGATATTTCCAATACTGGCAAAAATGTTTGTCGTATCAATGGACGAATTGTTACTCTTTCTAATCTACGCAGAATTGGTGAATATTTGGTAGATATTCATGGCCAAAACGAGCACCAAGAATTAATGCAAAGTGATAAGCATATAGAAATGCTAGATGAATTTGGTGGTAAGGAATTAGAGCAAATTAAAAAGCAATATAAAGAATTATACAAAGAATATCGCTTGTTAGAAAAAAAGGTAAAAAATCATCAGAAAAATGAAAAAGAATTTGCACAACGAATGGACATGTTGCAATTTCAACAAAAAGAAATTGCCTCAGCAAAATTGGTTGTTAATGAAGAACAACAATTGTTGGAAGAAAAGAACAAATTAGCCAATTTTCAAAAAATAGCTGATACATTTTCTATTAGTTATGAAGCTATTAATGGTGAAGACAGTAGTTTAGATAAAATTGGATTAGCAATGAATGAATTAACAACAATTGAAACACTAGATCCAGCTTATAAAACAATCGCCGAAACAGTACAAAATAGTTATTATCTTCTCCAGGAAGCTAGTGGGGACATTGCTCATTTGATGGATAATTTAGAATTAAATGAAGAACGTTTAAATGAAGTAGAAAATAGACTTGAATTGATGCGACAATTAAAGCGAAAATATGGTGACTCTATTGAAGCAGTATTAGCTTATTATGAAGAGATTACTCATGAATTGGAAGAAGTAGGTCTACTAGAAGGTAGAGAAGATCAATTGGAAACTGCGTTAAATGAAAAACAGGCTAAGACAATCGAAAAAGGATTGGAACTACGTAAAATTCGCAAAGAAGTAGCTAAAAAATTAGGAAAAAGTATTTTAAAAGAGCTAAAAGAACTCTATATGGAACATTCAGAATTTAGTGTACATTTCACACCACTCTCACCAAATAAATTATCTGATGCTGGTTTAGATTTTATTGAATTTTATATTACAACAAATCCTGGTGAACCGTTGAAACCCCTAGTAAAGGTAGCTTCTGGAGGTGAATTATCTCGTGTCATGCTGGCATTAAAAACAATTTTTTCAAAATCACAAGGAATAACCAGTATTGTCTTTGATGAAGTGGATACAGGTGTGAGCGGACGTGTTGCACAAGCAATTGCAGATAAAATTTATCAAATTTCAAAAAATTCACAGGTCTTATGCATTACACATCTACCACAAGTCGCAGCTGTAGCAGACTATCAATATTTTATTGAAAAAAATATTATAGATGAAAGAACCGAAACGATAGTTAGGGTTTTGAAAAGTAATCAACGTGTGACTGAAATTGCCCGTATGCTTTCTGGTAGCGAAATTACTACCTTAACTTTAAAGCATGCACAAGAATTATTAAATATGGCTAACAAAAATTAAACAGTTAACCAAGAAAAAGAGAATTTTATTCAATAAAATCTATAATTAGTTAATTCATGGAATGAACAGAGATATTTAGCCAATTATTAATCAAATATAGTAATAATAAATGAATATTTTTTATCCACAAAAAAAGCAACGTTCTTAAAATAAGCAAAATTTTAATGTCTTATAAATGACTGCTTATTTTAAGTCGTTAACTCTTAAAATCATATATTTAGTATTGCCGTTAATAAAACAGAACCGACGGTCACAATTAGCATTAACCAGACAACAACTTTTGTTAGCTTAGAAAAAGTACTCTGCTGTTTTTTGTCCATAAAACACACGTCCTTTTTTATTGGTTATTTTATCTACAGTTTACCTCCTTTTTGAAAAATCATCAACCACAATTAAAGTAAATGTTTCTTTTTTAATCCTCGAATGGTTAAAATACATAGTACAACGGTAACTAGGAAGATCCACCAAAAGGTATTTTCACGATCAGCAAATGGAAGTTTAGCATTCATTCCAAAAACTCCACCAATAATTGTAGGAATTGTTAAGACAATAGTCAAGGAAGTTAAAATTTTCATAACGTTGTTAAGATTATTTGAAACAATGGCGGAGAAGGTATCACTAATTTTATCAACTAATTTTAATTGAATTCGAGTCGTTGTAAGTCCCTGTTTAATTTCTACGAGAATATCATGCAATTGTTGACTGTTGTTTTCAGGGTTACTAAATAATTGTTCGCCATATAGCATATTTATGACATGTAAGTTTGCAGATAAAGCTGATTCAAAATAAACGAGACTTTTTTGAATATCCATTATTTGATAAAGCTGTTTATTTTCGGTGGTTACTTTCAACTCACCTTCCAACTTGTCTGTTTGCTTAATCATTTCTTTTAAAAATGAATTATAAGTCAAAGAAATACGCCAAGCAATCTCTAGAAGAATTGCTTCAGCTAGAGGTAGCTGTGTGTTAAGGATTGGTTGACGCCAAATTTGTTTAAAAAAATCTGTTGAACTATTAATAACATTAATCAATTTGTTGTCTGCTGTTATTATTAAGGCAAAAGGATAGGTTTTTAATTGCATGTAACCACTAGGACTTTTTTTAGCATGTGGATATAGTAAAATCATTAGTTCAGTTTTTCTTAATTTTTCTTGTCGTTCTCCTTCGAAGCGAGGATCTTCTTCATTATCTAATATTCCTGTTACATAATCTTTAGGTAAATGATAATTATTGGTTATTTGTTGGATTTCTTCATCAGTAGGTGCTTCAACATAAAGCCATTTAGTTGTATCAGTGCTTACTGGCTCTGATATAAAACTACCGTTCTCAAATTTTAAATAATTAATCATAAAAACACCTCATTGCATTTTTAATCTGCTTAAATATATTATAATTGACTTAAAGCTAAAATGCTTATAATTTAGCCGCATGTTTAAGGAAATTGCCATATTCCTGTAATGAATTTAACAAGAAAATAAGCTATAGTAGATAGAATGTAAAATTAAATCAGGTAGATATGAAAGGATTTGTTGTGAATGAAAGCATTCTCGATTATTATGTTATTTTGGTATGTTTTTCCAGTTATTGTATTGTTTGCTGGAAAATTTATTGTTTCTTCTATTCCCTTATTGAAACGTTATAAAATTAAAGCACCTGATTTTTCTATTCCATTTTTATTTTTAGGGTTAAATGAATTATCAAAAGATACTTATGGGAAATCGATTCTTCCCTACTTAATTTTGTCTATTTTAATCTTGGGAATTATTACAGCTATTTTTCAAGCATTTTCTTATGGCGAACTTTTATACAGTAGATATTTTAAGACCTTTTGGCGACTAACTTTTCTATTTAGTTTATTGTTTTATAGTTTATTTGTTCTTTTAAATATTATTTATTACTTGAGTTGATCTTTTTTATTTTAGTCAGATAAAGCTAGAATGCAAATCACTATAAATATAATTTATTAAAAATATCATTTGCTAAGCTAAAATTATTTCGTGATATACAAATTTTTTCAATAAGTATTAATTTTTACTTATCCTTATACAAAAAAATTATAAAAGTTTACATTTTTTTTAAATCCTATTAAAAAAGAGAGAGATTTAGTTTTTTTAGTGGTAGAAAGTGGTGGATTATGGTAGACTAACTTTATTAAATGAAAAAGCGGGGAAACTATTTATGTTTATGGGTGAATTTCAGCATAACATAGATGTAAAAGGACGTCTCATTGTTCCATCAAAGTTTCGTGAGCGACTAGGTGGTCAGTTCGTTGTTACAAGGGGCATGGATGGTTGTTTATTTGGTTACCCGCAAAATGAATGGATTTTGCTAGAAGAAAAATTGCAAGAAATGCCACTTTCAAAGAAAGATGCTCGGACATTCATTCGCTTCTTTTATTCTGCTGCAACTGAATGTGAAATTGATAAACAAGGACGTATCAATATCCCAGCTAATTTACGTGAATATGCTTATTTGAAAAAAGAATGTGTGATTGTGGGCGTTTCAAATCGTGTAGAAATTTGGAATCAAGAACGTTGGCAAGAATTTTCAACTGAGGCAGCGGCTAATTTTGATGAATTAGCAGAAACAATGATTGATTTTGGTTTTTAATTTTTAGAGATGAGGAAAGAAATGACAGAAACATTTAACCATCAAACTGTTTTATTGAAAGAGACAATCAACGAATTAAATATAAATCCTAATGGTATTTATGTAGATTGTACATTAGGTGGCGGTGGTCATAGTCAGTATCTTCTTTCTAAGTTGTCTGAAAAAGGTCATCTTTATGTATTTGATCAAGATGAAATGGCGTTAACTGCTGCATCTAAACGCCTAGCGCCCTATGTTGAAAAACAAATGGTAACGTTTATTAAAGCAAATTTTCGTTTACTAAAAGAAAAACTTTTTGAGAAACATGTTTTTCAGGTGGACGGTATATTTTATGATTTGGGGGTTTCATCTCCACAATTAGATGAGGCAGAGCGTGGCTTTAGTTATCATCACGATGCGCCACTTGATATGCGTATGGATCAAACAAGTTCGCTGACAGCCTATGAAATTGTCAATCATTACAGCTATGAGAATTTGGTGAAAGTCTTTTTTCGTTATAGTGAAGAAAAATTTTCTAAACAAATTGCTCGTGAAATTGAACGTGTACGTTTAAACCAAACGATTCAAACGACAGGAGAATTGGTTGAAATTATAAAAAAGGTCATTCCTGCGCCAGCACGTCGAACAGGTGGACATCCAGCTAAACGAATATTTCAAGCCATTAGAATTGCTGTAAATGACGAACTAGGTGCCATTGAAGTTTCTTTAGAACAGGCTATTGAATTATTAAACAAAAATGGTAGGATAGGCGTTATTACCTTCCATTCTTTAGAAGATCGTATTGTAAAAAATATGTTTAAATCATATAGTACACCGAAAGATTTACCACCAGGACTACCAGTTGTACCAGAGGAGTATCAACCAATATTAAAAGTAATCACAAAAAAACCAATTATACCAAGTGAAGAAGAACAAAAACAAAATAATCGATCACGTAGTGCGAAATTACGAATTGCTGAAAAAATAATTTAAGTTAGAGGGGGAAAGCAAATGGCTGAGTTAAAGAAGATGAGACATAATCATTATGACGTTCCTGTAATGGACGAGCCAGTCATTGCATCACAAATTAAGAAAACAAATCAGAAAAAAGAATCTTTTCAACTTCCCCAAAAAAAATTAAATAAAATTTCAGTTTTTGAAAAGATCCTTTGTATTTTATTATTATGTTCTATTGTTGGTATTGTTGTTATAACGATTCAGATTAGAACGACTATTTCTGAAACAATGAATAATATTACTGAAGCACAGGTAAAAAATGAACGAAAAAAAGAAGAGATGTTAAAATTAGAGCAAGAAAAAAGTGAACTTTCTAAGGCAGATCGTATTAAATCAATTGGTAAAAAACAAGGCTTATCAGAAATTGATGGTAATTTGAGGAAAGTGAAATAATGAATGTAAAGAGTAAAATTAAGAAATATATTCAAAATAAAAATGTAAATCCGATGAACAATCGTAAAAAAGTAGGCATTATATTATTTGCTACGAGTATTGGATTGTTCTTTTTGTTTGCCTACCGATTGACCTATATCACTGTGACCGGTAAGGTTGCTGGAGAATCATTGGAGAAGAGAGCAAAAGAGTTATATCAGGGAAGCAATGTAATCAAAGCAAAAAGAGGAACAATTTTTGATCGTTATGGGAACCCAATCGCTGAGGATGCTACTTCTTATTCTGTTACGGCAATTTTATCTAAGAAATATTTGGGCGTAAATAAGAAAAAACTATATGTCGAAGAAAAAAATTTCCCAGAAATTGCTAAAATTTTAAATAAATATACCAAACTGACAGAAAGCGAAGTATTAGACTATTTAAATAACAATAAAAATACAGATGGAACAACTAAATATCAAGTGGAATTTGGTTCTCATGGTAAAAATTTAACTTTAGAAACAAAACAAGCAATTGAAAAAGAATTAAAACAAAAAAAGATTAATGGAATTTCTTTTATAGAATACCCGGCACGTCTTTATCCGAATGGTGTATTTTCTTCTCATTTTATCGGCTATACTACATTAACAAATCCAGATAAGGATAGTGAGGGTTTGGTTGGTAAAATGGGACTGGAAAAAATGTATAATGATATTTTAAGTGGCAAAGATGGTCGGCAATATTATCAAAAAGATTTATATGGGAATCCTCTCCCTGGAACTGTGGCCGAAGAAAAAAAAGCAAAAGATGGTCAAGATATTTATACAACTCTTGATAGCCGCTTACAAAGTCGTTTGGAATCTCTTTTAGATCCGATTATGAAAAAAATTGAACCAGAAGACATGACAGCAGTATTAGCAAAGGCAAAAACAGGTGAAATCCTAGCAATGGCCCAACGTCCGACTTTTAATCCAGAAACTAAAGAAGGATTAGATGGAAATACTACCTGGCGAAACATTGTCTCTGAAGATTCTTTTGAACCTGGTTCCACAATGAAAATATTTACAACGGCCGCTGCTATTCAAGAAGGAAAATTTGATCCAAATGCTACATATAGTCGGGATGGTGGTATAAAGGTAGGCGATGTAACGATTAATGATCATGATTATACAAGTCTAGGCAATAAGCATATACTTAACTACAGACAAGCACTCTCTTGGTCAAGCAATATTGGTATGGTACATTTAGAAGAAAGATTGGGTGGAAATAAGTGGAAAGAGTATATGCATAAATTTGGCTTTGGAAAAAGCACTAATTCTGGTTTAGAGAATGAAGGAATTGGTAGATTGCCAGGAAATAATTACGTTGATCAAGCAATGTCTTCCTTTGGACAGGCAACTTCAGTTACTTCACTTCAGATGATGCAAGCATATACAGCAATTGCTAATGACGGAACAATGTTAAAACCTCGTTTTATTAGTAAAATTGTTGATAAAAATACAAACCAAGAAAAAATAACACCTATAGAAAAAGTTGGAATGCCAATTGATGCTAAAACGGCAAGTACTGTTAGAGAATATATGGTTGATACAGTTGAAAATCCAGTTTACGGTATTGCTTATGATATTTTTAAAGTGCCAGGCTATCATATTTCTGCAAAAACAGGAACAGCTGAAATTACAGGTAGTAATGGTTATTTAGCCGGAAAAACAGATTATACTTATTCAGTAGTTGAAATGATGCCATCAGAAAATCCAGAATATATTTTTTATCTAACTATAAAACGACCTAAAACCTATGTTCAAAAAGATTTAGGTGATATTGCAAATCCACTCTTAAAACTAGCTACGGATATTCAAGAACCAAATAATAAATAAAATAATTAGAAATAAAAAACTCCTCTCTTATAATAAGAGAATTATAAGGGAGACAGTTGAATATAAAATTGAAGATGAACATTAACAATTGAAAATTAATTAGAATGAGTAGACTATATCGGAAAAAATTAGGAGAGATCGTATGGAATGGACACAAATTTTTATTCCCTTAGTGTGCAGTTTTGCATTAACAATTGTTATCATGCCATTATTTATTGGTTATTTTCTTATAAAAAAACAGGGACAGGTAACAAGAGAAGAAGGACCTACTTGGCATAATAGTAAAACAGGAACACCGACTATGGGAGGCGTTATTTTTCTGTTAGCTAGTATAATTACTGCACTAATGGTAGGAATTTGGCAAAAAGAAGTGACTCCTTCTCTTTTAATTCTATTATTTACTATAATACTTTACGGATTATTGGGTTTTTTAGATGATTTTATTAAAATTGTTAAAAAACGTAATCTTGGTTTAACTTCTACTCAGAAGATGATTGGACAAATTGCTGGTGCTATTATTTTTTATTTTGTCTTCTTAAAAGAGGGATATCCAAATACGTTAAATTTTTTGGTAGAATAGAAATTCCTTTTGGCTATTTTTATGGTTTATTTATTATTTTTTTATTAGTAGGTTTTTCCAATGCTATCAATTTAACAGATGGCATTGATGGGTTAGTCGCTGGTTTAGCAACAATTTCTTTTTCAGCTTATGCTATTATTGCTTGGAAACAAGCCCAATTTGATGTCTTCATCGTTTGTATTAGCATTATAGGTGGCTTAGTTGGTTTTATTCCTTATAACAAAAAACCAGCTAAAATTTTTATGGGTGATGTAGGTTCTCTGGCATTGGGGGGAGTTTTAGCGGCAATTGCTATTATGTTAAAACAAGAATGGACATTATTGTTAATTGGTTTTGTTTATATTTGTGAAACATTAAGTGTTATATTGCAAGTTAGCTCTTATAAATTAACAGGAAAACGTATTTTTAAAATGTCACCAATCCATCATCATTTTGAAATGTGTGGTTGGTCTGAATGGAAAATAGATATTATTTTTTGGTTGATCAATTTAATTGGCTCTGGCTTGGCCTTATGGATTCTTTTCTAATTTATTAAAGGAGAAATCAGCAATGAAAAAGATTACTGACTATAAAAATAAAAAAATTTTGGTGCTTGGCTTAGCTAAAAGTGGTAAGAGTGTAGCGAAATTGCTCCACAAACTTGGTGCACAAGTTATCGTAAATGATTTAAAACAATTTGATAATGATCAGGATACCCAAGAGTTGATACACTTGGATATTCATGTTGTTACAGGGAAACATCCAATTGAACTTTTAGATGGAATTACTTTAATGGTAAAAAATCCTGGTATTCCTTATACAAATCCCATGATTATAGCTGCACAGCTAAAAAACATACCGATTGTAACGGAAGTAGAATTAGCTTATCAAATTGCTGATTGTCCAATTATTGGGATTACAGGAACGAATGGAAAAACAACAACAACTATGATGATTCAGCAAATTTTAGATGCAGGTAGACAACAAGGAAAAGCACGTCTTGCTGGCAATATTGGTTATCCAGCAAGCGAAATCACCCAACATGCAACCAAAGATGATCTGTTGGTGATGGAACTTTCTAGCTTTCAACTATTAGGAGTTTCTTCTTTTTATCCAACAATGGCAGTAATTACAAATATTTATGAAGCACACCTAGATTACCATAAGACAAGAGAAAATTATGTTTCAGCAAAATGGCAAATTCAACAAAATATGGAGCAAGAAGATCAATTGATTATCAATTGGAATCAACCAGAACTTAGAGAAATGGTAAAAACTACCCGTGCAACTGTTGTACCTTTTTCTA
The genomic region above belongs to Melissococcus plutonius ATCC 35311 and contains:
- a CDS encoding TlyA family RNA methyltransferase, translated to MKKERIDVLALNQGLFDTREQAKRGIMAGLVYNDKNERLNKPGEKILIETKLHVKGTLSPYVSRGGLKLKKALAVFNLQIKDQIMLDIGASTGGFTDVGLQNGIKLSYALDVGYNQLAWKIRQDKRVIVMERTNFRYSKPDDFIYGQPDFATIDVSFISLQLILPPLHAILKLNSSVVALIKPQFEAGKSQVGKKGIIKDPKVHQEVLEKIVHFAQQHGYTIKQLDFSPITGGEGNIEFLIHLITVDQLGTYEADKTIIEVVQSAHEQLDK
- a CDS encoding arginine repressor; this translates as MRKKERHQLIKQLLIEKVVQKQEDFVVYLQEKGISVTQATISRDIKELKLIKVPAQTGGYRYSMPNEQAKNTEARLKKLLQDALISVDQMEKYVILHTIPGNAAASSTLIQKNFKQKIFSAINDDTGVLIIARSEVAAEWLKQKFIQYI
- the recN gene encoding DNA repair protein RecN, translated to MLQELSIKNFAIISFLQLEFQSGMTVLTGETGAGKSIIIDAMALLVGGRGSSDYIRQGTSKCTLEGLFKMPKNLELIHLLEGLGIEIEEDSLLIQRDISNTGKNVCRINGRIVTLSNLRRIGEYLVDIHGQNEHQELMQSDKHIEMLDEFGGKELEQIKKQYKELYKEYRLLEKKVKNHQKNEKEFAQRMDMLQFQQKEIASAKLVVNEEQQLLEEKNKLANFQKIADTFSISYEAINGEDSSLDKIGLAMNELTTIETLDPAYKTIAETVQNSYYLLQEASGDIAHLMDNLELNEERLNEVENRLELMRQLKRKYGDSIEAVLAYYEEITHELEEVGLLEGREDQLETALNEKQAKTIEKGLELRKIRKEVAKKLGKSILKELKELYMEHSEFSVHFTPLSPNKLSDAGLDFIEFYITTNPGEPLKPLVKVASGGELSRVMLALKTIFSKSQGITSIVFDEVDTGVSGRVAQAIADKIYQISKNSQVLCITHLPQVAAVADYQYFIEKNIIDERTETIVRVLKSNQRVTEIARMLSGSEITTLTLKHAQELLNMANKN
- a CDS encoding DUF4044 domain-containing protein; protein product: MDKKQQSTFSKLTKVVVWLMLIVTVGSVLLTAILNI
- a CDS encoding magnesium transporter CorA family protein — translated: MINYLKFENGSFISEPVSTDTTKWLYVEAPTDEEIQQITNNYHLPKDYVTGILDNEEDPRFEGERQEKLRKTELMILLYPHAKKSPSGYMQLKTYPFALIITADNKLINVINSSTDFFKQIWRQPILNTQLPLAEAILLEIAWRISLTYNSFLKEMIKQTDKLEGELKVTTENKQLYQIMDIQKSLVYFESALSANLHVINMLYGEQLFSNPENNSQQLHDILVEIKQGLTTTRIQLKLVDKISDTFSAIVSNNLNNVMKILTSLTIVLTIPTIIGGVFGMNAKLPFADRENTFWWIFLVTVVLCILTIRGLKKKHLL
- a CDS encoding DUF3397 domain-containing protein, with the translated sequence MKAFSIIMLFWYVFPVIVLFAGKFIVSSIPLLKRYKIKAPDFSIPFLFLGLNELSKDTYGKSILPYLILSILILGIITAIFQAFSYGELLYSRYFKTFWRLTFLFSLLFYSLFVLLNIIYYLS
- the mraZ gene encoding division/cell wall cluster transcriptional repressor MraZ; translation: MFMGEFQHNIDVKGRLIVPSKFRERLGGQFVVTRGMDGCLFGYPQNEWILLEEKLQEMPLSKKDARTFIRFFYSAATECEIDKQGRINIPANLREYAYLKKECVIVGVSNRVEIWNQERWQEFSTEAAANFDELAETMIDFGF
- the rsmH gene encoding 16S rRNA (cytosine(1402)-N(4))-methyltransferase RsmH; translation: MTETFNHQTVLLKETINELNINPNGIYVDCTLGGGGHSQYLLSKLSEKGHLYVFDQDEMALTAASKRLAPYVEKQMVTFIKANFRLLKEKLFEKHVFQVDGIFYDLGVSSPQLDEAERGFSYHHDAPLDMRMDQTSSLTAYEIVNHYSYENLVKVFFRYSEEKFSKQIAREIERVRLNQTIQTTGELVEIIKKVIPAPARRTGGHPAKRIFQAIRIAVNDELGAIEVSLEQAIELLNKNGRIGVITFHSLEDRIVKNMFKSYSTPKDLPPGLPVVPEEYQPILKVITKKPIIPSEEEQKQNNRSRSAKLRIAEKII
- the ftsL gene encoding cell division protein FtsL, with the protein product MAELKKMRHNHYDVPVMDEPVIASQIKKTNQKKESFQLPQKKLNKISVFEKILCILLLCSIVGIVVITIQIRTTISETMNNITEAQVKNERKKEEMLKLEQEKSELSKADRIKSIGKKQGLSEIDGNLRKVK
- a CDS encoding peptidoglycan D,D-transpeptidase FtsI family protein, translated to MNVKSKIKKYIQNKNVNPMNNRKKVGIILFATSIGLFFLFAYRLTYITVTGKVAGESLEKRAKELYQGSNVIKAKRGTIFDRYGNPIAEDATSYSVTAILSKKYLGVNKKKLYVEEKNFPEIAKILNKYTKLTESEVLDYLNNNKNTDGTTKYQVEFGSHGKNLTLETKQAIEKELKQKKINGISFIEYPARLYPNGVFSSHFIGYTTLTNPDKDSEGLVGKMGLEKMYNDILSGKDGRQYYQKDLYGNPLPGTVAEEKKAKDGQDIYTTLDSRLQSRLESLLDPIMKKIEPEDMTAVLAKAKTGEILAMAQRPTFNPETKEGLDGNTTWRNIVSEDSFEPGSTMKIFTTAAAIQEGKFDPNATYSRDGGIKVGDVTINDHDYTSLGNKHILNYRQALSWSSNIGMVHLEERLGGNKWKEYMHKFGFGKSTNSGLENEGIGRLPGNNYVDQAMSSFGQATSVTSLQMMQAYTAIANDGTMLKPRFISKIVDKNTNQEKITPIEKVGMPIDAKTASTVREYMVDTVENPVYGIAYDIFKVPGYHISAKTGTAEITGSNGYLAGKTDYTYSVVEMMPSENPEYIFYLTIKRPKTYVQKDLGDIANPLLKLATDIQEPNNK
- the murD gene encoding UDP-N-acetylmuramoyl-L-alanine--D-glutamate ligase, coding for MKKITDYKNKKILVLGLAKSGKSVAKLLHKLGAQVIVNDLKQFDNDQDTQELIHLDIHVVTGKHPIELLDGITLMVKNPGIPYTNPMIIAAQLKNIPIVTEVELAYQIADCPIIGITGTNGKTTTTMMIQQILDAGRQQGKARLAGNIGYPASEITQHATKDDLLVMELSSFQLLGVSSFYPTMAVITNIYEAHLDYHKTRENYVSAKWQIQQNMEQEDQLIINWNQPELREMVKTTRATVVPFSTYEVVNGAYLLNETLYFKDEIIMSVDELGVPGNHNIENALAAICVAKLYNIANESIRETLHRFSGVAHRTQYIDTIKQRKFYNDSKATNILATKMALSGFPSNQLILLAGGLDRGNDFDELIPVLKDLKGIVLFGETKEKLRKIAKNAGVLIIKTAANMTDAVREAFEISQKNDTILLSPACASWDQYPNFEIRGEAFIKAVEQLKENEK